Proteins found in one Aquibium microcysteis genomic segment:
- a CDS encoding chemotaxis protein CheA: MSTGIDPAETFRQEARELLDALEQSLLDLEQRPDQHDLVDAAFRALHTLKGSGSMFGFDEVADFVHEFETAFDKVRKGRSTVNPGLVTVALAARDHIQKLIEQPGRHAPAGQPILEALRRIVETDGAPAPEPVVAPAPDASGTGVKAWRIVFRLPDDALAFGTNPLLLLDELRELGPCRVTALTDRIPTLETMEPTLAYLGWDVVLDTDGGLEKIEDVFMFIRDGMELSIEPANAAVTAAAGAAEAVPAAVATSEDRPAVPAPARGATKEAPAATGPADRAGSSMRVPAERLDELMDRVGELVIAQSRLTQIASASNDLNLKNVAEELERLASGLRDTTMGIRMVPIGSLFGRFRRLVHDLSHDLGKEIEFVTTGEETELDKTMIERLADPLVHLIRNSIDHGIESPEKRLASGKGIRGRVKLSAIHSGAEVAISITDDGKGLDAARIRAKAEEAGLIAPDAKITDAELHQMIFHPGFSTAGEITSVSGRGVGMDVVKRTIEGLRGSIDLSTRPGEGTTATLRLPLTLAIIEGMLVRVGNGRYSIPLSAVEECVELPPAAEFCDQGRNFLNIRGSLVPFLRLRELFRTTTPPDPYQKVVIVSAGEARVGLVVDQIIGNSQTVIKSLSKLHADVETFSGATILGDGTVALILDVMNLVTFGQKLESRLRGERLRRAA; encoded by the coding sequence ATGAGCACCGGCATCGACCCAGCCGAAACCTTCCGGCAGGAGGCGCGCGAGCTCCTCGACGCGCTCGAACAGTCGCTGCTCGATCTGGAGCAGCGGCCCGACCAGCACGACCTCGTCGATGCCGCTTTCCGGGCGCTGCACACGCTCAAGGGATCGGGCTCGATGTTCGGCTTCGACGAGGTGGCCGATTTCGTGCACGAGTTCGAAACCGCCTTCGACAAGGTCCGCAAGGGCCGGTCGACGGTCAATCCGGGGCTCGTCACCGTGGCGCTCGCCGCCCGCGATCACATTCAGAAGCTGATAGAGCAGCCCGGCCGGCACGCGCCGGCCGGACAGCCCATCCTCGAAGCGCTGCGCAGGATCGTGGAGACGGACGGGGCGCCGGCGCCCGAGCCGGTCGTCGCGCCGGCGCCGGATGCGTCCGGAACAGGCGTGAAGGCCTGGCGGATCGTCTTCCGGCTGCCGGACGACGCGCTGGCCTTCGGCACCAATCCGCTCCTGCTGCTCGACGAACTGCGCGAACTCGGCCCCTGCCGCGTCACTGCGCTCACCGACCGGATCCCGACGCTGGAGACGATGGAACCGACGCTCGCCTATCTCGGCTGGGACGTGGTCCTCGACACGGACGGCGGCCTGGAGAAGATCGAGGACGTCTTCATGTTCATCCGCGACGGCATGGAACTGTCGATCGAGCCCGCAAACGCGGCCGTCACCGCCGCTGCGGGGGCGGCGGAAGCGGTGCCCGCGGCCGTCGCGACGAGCGAGGACCGCCCCGCGGTTCCCGCGCCGGCCCGCGGCGCGACGAAGGAGGCACCCGCGGCGACCGGACCGGCCGACCGCGCGGGCTCCTCGATGCGCGTGCCGGCCGAGCGGCTGGACGAACTGATGGACCGCGTCGGAGAACTGGTCATCGCGCAGTCGCGGCTGACCCAGATCGCCAGCGCCAGCAACGATCTCAACCTCAAGAACGTCGCCGAGGAGCTGGAACGCCTCGCCTCCGGCCTGCGCGACACCACGATGGGCATCCGCATGGTGCCGATCGGCTCGCTGTTCGGGCGGTTCAGGCGCCTCGTGCACGACCTGTCGCACGATCTCGGCAAGGAGATCGAGTTCGTCACCACGGGCGAAGAGACCGAGCTCGACAAAACCATGATCGAGCGGCTCGCCGATCCGCTGGTCCACCTCATCCGCAATTCGATCGACCACGGCATCGAAAGCCCGGAGAAGCGGCTCGCGTCCGGCAAGGGCATACGCGGACGAGTCAAGCTCTCCGCGATCCATTCCGGCGCCGAGGTGGCCATCTCCATCACCGACGACGGCAAGGGCCTCGACGCGGCGCGCATCCGCGCCAAGGCGGAGGAGGCGGGGCTGATCGCGCCGGACGCCAAGATCACGGACGCCGAGCTCCACCAGATGATCTTCCATCCCGGCTTCTCGACCGCCGGCGAGATCACCTCGGTCTCGGGCCGCGGGGTCGGCATGGACGTCGTCAAGCGCACCATTGAGGGCCTGCGCGGCTCGATCGACCTGTCGACGCGGCCGGGCGAGGGCACCACGGCGACGCTGCGGCTGCCGCTGACGCTCGCCATCATCGAAGGCATGCTGGTCCGGGTGGGCAACGGCCGCTACTCGATCCCGCTGTCGGCGGTGGAGGAATGCGTCGAACTGCCGCCCGCCGCCGAGTTCTGCGACCAGGGCCGCAACTTCCTCAACATCCGCGGCAGCCTGGTGCCGTTCCTGCGGCTGCGGGAACTGTTCAGGACGACCACTCCGCCCGATCCCTACCAGAAGGTCGTCATCGTCTCGGCAGGCGAAGCCCGCGTCGGCCTCGTCGTCGACCAGATCATCGGCAACAGCCAGACCGTCATCAAGTCGCTGTCGAAGCTGCATGCCGACGTCGAGACCTTTTCCGGCGCCACGATCCTCGGCGACGGCACGGTGGCGCTGATCCTCGACGTGATGAACCTCGTCACCTTCGGCCAGAAGCTGGAAAGCAGGCTGCGGGGCGAACGCCTGAGGAGGGCGGCATGA
- a CDS encoding response regulator, translating to MSKTILTIDDSPSVRQMVALTLSTAGYTVLEACDGADGYNKAVGNRIDAVLTDLNMPGMNGLDFIRKYRSHPSSAGVPIVFLTTESDDGLKRQAREAGATGWIVKPFKQDQLLSVVRKVAGA from the coding sequence ATGAGCAAGACGATCCTCACCATCGACGACTCTCCCTCCGTCCGCCAGATGGTCGCCCTCACCCTCTCCACGGCCGGGTACACCGTGCTCGAGGCGTGCGACGGGGCGGACGGCTACAACAAGGCGGTCGGCAACAGGATCGATGCGGTCCTGACCGACCTCAACATGCCCGGAATGAACGGTCTCGACTTCATCCGGAAGTACCGCTCGCATCCGTCCAGCGCCGGCGTGCCGATCGTCTTCCTGACCACGGAGTCCGACGACGGCCTGAAGCGCCAGGCGCGCGAGGCCGGCGCGACCGGCTGGATCGTCAAGCCCTTCAAGCAGGACCAGCTGCTCTCGGTGGTCCGGAAGGTGGCAGGCGCATGA
- a CDS encoding STAS domain-containing protein, whose amino-acid sequence MDRPGRDRSDAIVIEKSGPLDLRGAAELREALLSASRGWKPVALDATAVTSVDAGIVQVLLAACRSADEAGRRFSIIAGPDGALAEALRRLGIAPVHR is encoded by the coding sequence TTGGACCGTCCGGGGCGGGACCGCTCGGACGCGATCGTCATCGAGAAGAGCGGGCCACTCGATCTGCGCGGCGCGGCAGAGCTGCGCGAGGCGCTGCTCTCGGCGTCGCGGGGCTGGAAGCCGGTCGCGCTGGACGCGACCGCGGTCACGTCCGTCGATGCGGGCATCGTCCAGGTCCTGCTCGCCGCCTGCCGCAGTGCGGACGAGGCCGGCCGTCGGTTTTCCATCATCGCGGGTCCGGACGGCGCCCTGGCCGAGGCCCTGAGGCGCCTCGGCATCGCGCCGGTACACCGCTGA